From the genome of Phycisphaerae bacterium, one region includes:
- a CDS encoding glycosyltransferase family 2 protein gives MKIAAICCTYKRPTLLAEAIECFVRQDYPAELRELIVLDDAGQYGNQRGDGWRVVSLPMRFRTLGEKRNASAALVSADVDAYCVWDDDDIYLPWHLSAAASALAEADYTIPTVIYSDKRNRLERKANQYLFHGAWAFRREAFDRVCGYPFMQSGQDQGLLKRFKAANLRRADPIQHDTRPSYVYRWYTAHSHHISALGKDGYERLGRIAAGRAATITPRWSQDWLALHAAAWPTQMEETYEHSSAQ, from the coding sequence ATGAAGATCGCCGCGATTTGTTGCACGTACAAGCGTCCGACGCTCCTGGCCGAGGCCATTGAGTGCTTCGTCCGCCAGGACTACCCGGCCGAACTGCGCGAACTGATCGTGCTCGATGACGCCGGCCAGTACGGCAACCAGCGCGGCGACGGTTGGCGGGTCGTCTCGTTGCCGATGCGGTTTCGCACGCTCGGCGAAAAGCGCAACGCCTCGGCGGCGTTGGTGTCGGCCGACGTGGACGCCTACTGCGTGTGGGACGATGACGACATCTATCTCCCCTGGCACCTGAGCGCCGCCGCTTCGGCGCTGGCCGAGGCCGACTACACGATCCCGACCGTCATCTACAGCGACAAACGGAATCGCCTCGAGCGCAAGGCCAACCAGTATCTGTTTCACGGCGCGTGGGCATTCCGTCGCGAGGCATTCGACCGGGTCTGCGGCTATCCCTTTATGCAGAGCGGCCAGGACCAGGGGCTGCTCAAGCGGTTCAAGGCGGCGAACCTGCGGCGGGCCGATCCGATCCAGCACGACACGCGGCCGAGCTACGTCTATCGCTGGTACACGGCCCATTCGCACCACATCTCGGCGCTGGGCAAGGACGGTTACGAACGGCTCGGCCGGATCGCCGCCGGCCGCGCCGCCACGATCACGCCGCGCTGGTCGCAGGATTGGCTCGCCCTACACGCCGCCGCTTGGCCCACGCAGATGGAGGAAACGTATGAACATTCAAGCGCTCAATGA
- a CDS encoding FkbM family methyltransferase, with translation MNIQALNETYISRFIRRTPDAMYDIGVGPKTEWQFLGAKFPAMRIYGCEPHPDQHARLVKEKFPGPLAQVAIGEVEGTATLHVPTHDLKCCSLFPVPYANKTCDVKVWTLDRFDEQMGRPDRILLWIDIEGSELAAFRSGSRLLASGRVRWINLEERRDGHRPSEGWCDPGELDAFLTASGYRRVAEYNRHATHQDAIYIHRDEP, from the coding sequence ATGAACATTCAAGCGCTCAATGAGACCTATATCTCGCGATTCATTCGGAGAACGCCCGACGCCATGTATGACATCGGCGTGGGCCCGAAGACGGAATGGCAGTTTCTCGGGGCGAAGTTTCCAGCGATGCGCATCTACGGCTGCGAGCCGCATCCCGACCAGCATGCCCGTTTGGTGAAGGAGAAATTTCCCGGCCCACTGGCCCAGGTCGCGATCGGTGAGGTGGAGGGCACCGCGACGCTGCATGTGCCGACGCACGATCTCAAATGTTGCAGCCTGTTCCCTGTGCCGTATGCCAACAAGACGTGCGACGTGAAGGTCTGGACGCTCGACCGCTTCGACGAGCAGATGGGCCGGCCGGACCGCATCCTGCTGTGGATCGACATCGAGGGTAGCGAGCTCGCAGCGTTTCGCAGCGGATCGCGACTGTTGGCGTCTGGGCGGGTCCGGTGGATCAATCTCGAAGAACGCCGCGACGGCCATCGGCCCTCGGAAGGCTGGTGTGATCCTGGTGAACTGGACGCCTTTCTCACCGCGAGCGGGTACAGGCGCGTGGCCGAATACAACCGCCACGCGACGCATCAGGACGCCATCTACATCCACAGGGACGAACCATGA
- a CDS encoding class I SAM-dependent methyltransferase, producing the protein MNPNKALWEKGDFTRVAESMRDSGESLVQRLGITKGIKVLDLGCGDGTTALPAARLGADVLGVDIATNLVEAGNKRAQALGLANCTFQEGDACDLRELPDQAFDLTISIFGAMFAPKPIDVAKQVVRVTRRGGRIVMGNWIPNDPTLVAQILRISSTYTPPPPEGFVSPMKWGIETEVIERFASAGVSAERITFVRDTFSFAHPGPPTALVDVFRRFYGPTMNAFEAAEKNERAEELQTQLEDLFTSQNTSPRKDTTLIPATFLRVTVSL; encoded by the coding sequence ATGAATCCGAACAAAGCGCTTTGGGAGAAGGGCGACTTTACCCGAGTCGCCGAGAGCATGAGGGACAGCGGCGAATCCCTGGTGCAGCGACTCGGTATCACGAAGGGAATCAAGGTCTTGGATCTCGGTTGCGGCGATGGAACAACCGCATTGCCAGCAGCGCGACTTGGAGCGGACGTGCTGGGGGTCGATATCGCGACGAACTTGGTCGAGGCAGGGAACAAACGGGCGCAAGCGCTGGGCCTCGCCAACTGCACGTTTCAGGAGGGCGATGCGTGCGATCTGCGCGAATTGCCAGACCAAGCGTTTGACCTCACTATCAGCATCTTTGGAGCGATGTTCGCGCCGAAGCCAATTGACGTTGCCAAGCAAGTCGTGCGCGTTACGCGACGCGGCGGACGAATCGTCATGGGCAACTGGATTCCCAACGATCCCACGTTAGTGGCGCAGATCTTGAGAATCAGCTCGACGTACACGCCGCCGCCGCCCGAAGGATTCGTCAGCCCGATGAAGTGGGGCATCGAGACCGAGGTGATTGAGCGATTCGCCAGCGCAGGTGTCTCTGCCGAGAGGATCACCTTTGTCCGCGACACTTTTAGTTTCGCTCACCCAGGCCCACCTACCGCGCTGGTGGATGTGTTTAGAAGGTTCTATGGCCCGACGATGAACGCCTTCGAGGCCGCCGAGAAAAACGAACGGGCCGAAGAGCTTCAAACGCAGCTGGAGGACTTGTTTACAAGCCAAAATACGAGTCCCCGCAAAGATACGACCCTGATTCCCGCGACCTTCCTGCGCGTTACGGTCTCGCTCTAA
- a CDS encoding DsrE family protein — translation MKLGICIYSNDSETVWNAFRFANYSIKHFQDEVRVFLLGKGVEAETLDTDNFKVTDQMKSLVVSGGSIKACGTCLKLRQSEGSEVCPISTMQDLHELVAECDKVLTF, via the coding sequence ATGAAGCTTGGCATCTGTATTTACTCGAATGATTCCGAAACCGTGTGGAATGCGTTTCGGTTCGCGAACTACTCGATCAAGCACTTCCAGGACGAGGTGCGGGTGTTCTTGTTGGGAAAGGGCGTCGAGGCCGAAACGCTGGACACCGACAACTTTAAAGTGACCGACCAAATGAAGTCACTCGTTGTGTCCGGTGGATCGATCAAGGCCTGCGGAACCTGCCTCAAGTTGCGGCAGTCGGAGGGTTCGGAAGTCTGTCCAATCTCGACGATGCAGGACCTGCACGAGCTGGTTGCGGAATGTGACAAGGTCCTGACCTTCTAG
- a CDS encoding glycosyltransferase, with the protein MQVFLMGYPGDLGGACTEAWHTVKIWRRFGVEVHLIPTWGADEKWKTRLDALGCVTHAATAETLGQVPGLAGGTVVSFCNSAFLANAKRLRELGCRMVWVNCMTWLFNAERDFYRSSGPFDAFVFQSEFQRGQLEPQLAEFGYQPAQGHLIRGAFDADEWPFSPRPHAAGEAFVVGRAARPDGDKWSSNTWPIYERIQYRPKRALMLGMDEKTHAKLGKSPAWSDCLKPMAITAQDFFRQLHCTLPVNGGARENWPRVGLEAMAMGVPIVTQNEWGWREMIQHGVTGFLGKCDEELAHYTAMLAYDEDLRMRIVHAARERLVNELASPDVIWAGWQRLFDSLAVERRAAA; encoded by the coding sequence ATGCAAGTGTTTTTGATGGGCTATCCCGGCGATCTCGGCGGGGCCTGCACCGAGGCGTGGCACACGGTGAAGATTTGGCGGCGCTTCGGCGTCGAGGTCCACCTCATCCCGACATGGGGTGCCGACGAGAAATGGAAGACGCGGCTCGATGCGCTCGGCTGCGTCACCCATGCGGCCACAGCCGAAACGCTGGGACAGGTCCCAGGCCTCGCCGGCGGAACGGTCGTCAGCTTCTGCAACAGCGCCTTCCTGGCCAATGCCAAACGTCTGCGAGAGCTGGGCTGCCGCATGGTCTGGGTCAATTGCATGACCTGGCTGTTCAACGCCGAGCGGGATTTCTATCGCAGCAGCGGCCCGTTCGACGCCTTCGTGTTCCAGAGCGAGTTCCAGCGCGGGCAGCTTGAACCGCAGCTGGCAGAGTTCGGCTACCAGCCAGCGCAAGGGCATCTGATCCGCGGCGCGTTCGATGCAGACGAATGGCCTTTCAGCCCGCGGCCGCACGCCGCTGGTGAAGCATTCGTCGTCGGCCGCGCCGCCCGGCCCGACGGCGACAAGTGGTCGAGTAACACCTGGCCGATCTACGAACGCATCCAGTACCGGCCCAAGCGTGCATTGATGCTCGGAATGGATGAGAAGACGCACGCCAAGCTCGGCAAATCGCCGGCTTGGTCGGACTGCCTCAAACCAATGGCGATTACAGCGCAGGACTTCTTCCGCCAGCTGCATTGCACGTTGCCGGTCAACGGGGGCGCTCGCGAGAACTGGCCCCGGGTCGGCTTGGAAGCGATGGCGATGGGCGTGCCCATCGTCACGCAGAACGAATGGGGCTGGCGCGAAATGATCCAGCACGGCGTCACTGGGTTCCTCGGCAAGTGCGACGAGGAACTGGCCCACTACACCGCCATGCTCGCCTACGACGAAGACCTGCGGATGCGGATCGTCCACGCTGCCCGCGAGCGGCTCGTCAATGAGCTCGCCAGCCCCGATGTGATCTGGGCCGGCTGGCAACGTCTATTTGATTCGCTGGCTGTTGAACGGAGGGCCGCCGCATGA
- a CDS encoding class I SAM-dependent methyltransferase, with protein sequence MTRNGEFLFDQASRALCERGGRLIVEVGAIRNRQGFTTDGHSTLRWPHDATVWSVDNDPKAVNLTRELTADRPTVMCVLADAIAFLRSFPVGIDLLYLDGPHPDRDGGRQWHYEAYRAATLNPRSVLLIDDTDVPRFGKAEFVVPAALSDGFQIVSSGRQTLLVR encoded by the coding sequence ATGACTCGCAACGGTGAATTCCTGTTCGACCAAGCGAGCCGCGCCCTCTGCGAACGAGGCGGGCGGCTGATTGTTGAGGTCGGCGCGATCCGCAACCGCCAAGGGTTCACCACGGATGGGCATAGCACCTTGCGATGGCCGCACGACGCCACTGTGTGGTCCGTGGATAACGATCCCAAGGCGGTGAATCTCACGCGCGAGTTGACGGCAGACCGCCCCACGGTGATGTGCGTGCTGGCCGACGCCATAGCCTTTCTACGTTCGTTCCCGGTCGGAATCGATTTGCTGTATCTCGACGGCCCGCATCCCGACCGCGATGGCGGCCGGCAATGGCACTACGAGGCGTATCGAGCCGCGACGCTGAACCCTCGATCTGTCTTGCTAATCGATGACACCGATGTGCCCCGATTCGGCAAAGCCGAGTTCGTCGTTCCCGCGGCATTGAGCGACGGATTTCAAATCGTCTCAAGTGGCCGCCAAACTCTGTTGGTGAGGTAA